A window of the Actinomycetes bacterium genome harbors these coding sequences:
- a CDS encoding DUF4012 domain-containing protein, with product MPRRWWAVLGLLALAGTGAVGVKALGQTLEARHELNSSRDKLARASGFAAGSLPERLALVDQAAIDAETARLELAGGPVRLLSFVPFLGRDVRVAQAVAATAGETVQATRQVVTTLEPLEHQGPNAATLERASTALLGLHSVLDQGLHDVRRAKPLVASRSARTQFLTAAGSASRTAFQVGEGLKLASRLYGPAGTARWFLAFQNPAELRGTGGLIGEYGILESSPGGPKLTRVAPYGELDAKIKNGVDLPAGVAPRYDRFPVGSAFWAVNIPPDLPTVGGTITRLYQQVTGQRVDGVIVLDPLAVAEILRVGGPVNVGGTQLDSANVVRETLVQAYVRYATDNLARQRYLQQIARQSLFAFQRAVQSRPVELVKGLATAARGRHLQLYSTDPDGQQALLDLGVAGSAAAPRDGGDYLMPVSVNTGGNKMDAFLRRSISYRVKLLPDGGARAVASVTLRNTGPSTGLPRYILGPYDARFRAGENNQLQTLYVAGAYGFASATVNGQPARAEAEAELGGLALSQAVDVPARSTATVSYNLTRREAVEIVDRDHLRYRLLLRPQATAWPDQAQVSVTPPPGWRFGDLPAGFQLNGQAAAWSGPLDREQTLSFELVPVR from the coding sequence ATGCCGCGACGTTGGTGGGCTGTGCTGGGACTGCTGGCGCTGGCCGGGACGGGCGCCGTCGGCGTCAAGGCGCTCGGCCAGACGCTCGAGGCCAGACACGAGCTGAACAGCTCGCGAGACAAGCTGGCCCGGGCGAGCGGCTTCGCCGCCGGGTCGCTCCCCGAGCGGCTCGCCCTGGTCGACCAGGCCGCCATCGACGCCGAGACGGCCCGGCTCGAGCTGGCAGGCGGGCCGGTCCGCCTGCTCAGCTTCGTGCCGTTCCTCGGCCGGGACGTGCGCGTGGCCCAAGCCGTGGCCGCCACCGCGGGCGAGACCGTCCAGGCAACCCGCCAGGTCGTGACCACCCTCGAGCCCCTCGAGCACCAGGGCCCGAACGCGGCCACCCTCGAACGGGCGTCAACCGCCCTGCTCGGGCTGCACAGCGTGCTCGACCAGGGGCTCCATGACGTCCGGCGGGCCAAGCCGCTGGTCGCCAGCCGCAGCGCCCGCACCCAGTTCCTGACCGCGGCCGGGTCGGCCAGCCGCACCGCCTTCCAGGTCGGCGAGGGCCTCAAGCTAGCCAGCCGCCTCTACGGCCCGGCCGGTACAGCCCGCTGGTTCCTCGCCTTCCAGAACCCCGCCGAGCTGCGCGGCACCGGCGGCCTGATCGGCGAGTACGGCATCCTCGAGTCCAGCCCCGGCGGGCCCAAGCTGACCCGCGTGGCGCCATACGGTGAGCTGGACGCGAAGATCAAGAACGGCGTGGACCTGCCGGCCGGGGTCGCTCCGCGCTACGACCGGTTCCCCGTCGGCTCGGCGTTCTGGGCTGTCAACATCCCGCCCGACCTGCCCACCGTCGGCGGGACCATCACCCGGCTCTACCAGCAGGTCACAGGCCAGCGGGTCGACGGGGTGATCGTCCTCGACCCGCTGGCCGTCGCCGAGATCCTGCGGGTCGGAGGCCCCGTCAACGTCGGCGGCACCCAGCTCGACAGCGCCAACGTCGTCCGCGAGACCCTCGTGCAAGCCTACGTCCGCTACGCGACCGACAACCTGGCCAGGCAGCGCTACCTGCAGCAGATCGCGAGGCAGTCGCTCTTCGCGTTCCAGCGGGCCGTGCAGTCCCGCCCGGTCGAGCTGGTCAAGGGCCTGGCCACGGCCGCGCGAGGGCGGCACCTGCAGCTCTACTCGACCGACCCTGACGGCCAGCAGGCCCTGCTCGACCTGGGCGTCGCCGGCAGCGCCGCCGCCCCCCGCGACGGCGGCGACTACCTCATGCCGGTCAGCGTCAACACCGGCGGGAACAAGATGGACGCGTTCCTGCGCCGCAGCATCAGCTACCGGGTGAAGCTCCTGCCCGACGGCGGCGCCAGGGCGGTCGCGTCGGTCACCCTGCGCAACACCGGCCCCTCGACGGGACTCCCCCGCTACATCCTCGGCCCCTACGACGCGCGCTTCCGGGCCGGTGAGAACAACCAGCTGCAGACGCTGTACGTCGCTGGCGCGTACGGCTTCGCCTCGGCCACCGTCAACGGCCAGCCAGCCCGCGCCGAGGCCGAGGCCGAGCTGGGCGGCCTCGCCCTCTCCCAGGCGGTCGACGTGCCCGCCCGCAGCACGGCCACGGTCAGCTACAACCTGACCCGCCGCGAGGCGGTCGAGATCGTCGACCGCGACCACCTGCGCTACCGGCTCCTGCTCCGCCCCCAGGCGACCGCCTGGCCCGACCAGGCCCAGGTCTCGGTGACCCCGCCGCCCGGCTGGCGCTTCGGTGACTTGCCGGCCGGGTTCCAGCTGAACGGTCAGGCGGCCGCCTGGTCCGGCCCGCTCGACCGGGAGCAGACGCTGTCCTTCGAGCTCGTGCCGGTGCGGTAG
- a CDS encoding DivIVA domain-containing protein yields the protein MADEARLTAEELNAIEFTKAMRGYTMHEVDTFLDQAVQELARLQAKRNGEYAPSTPRLTPLAIEHKVFNKAMRGYAMHEVDALLDRLAEELTRLHREERWIASSMIGRPSAVPGLTPEEIQRKQFTIAMRGYTMSEVDAFLNEAARELTRLRAERGHGFRPTPHRLTADNLRSWRFSRAMRGYVIQEVDQFLDRLSDEVTRLLRDSTP from the coding sequence ATGGCCGATGAAGCTCGGCTCACCGCCGAAGAGCTGAACGCCATCGAGTTCACCAAGGCGATGCGCGGCTACACCATGCACGAGGTCGACACGTTCCTCGACCAGGCAGTGCAGGAGCTGGCCCGGCTGCAGGCCAAGCGCAACGGCGAGTACGCGCCGTCGACCCCGCGGCTGACCCCTCTGGCCATCGAGCACAAGGTCTTCAACAAGGCGATGCGCGGCTATGCCATGCACGAGGTGGACGCTCTCCTCGACCGGCTCGCCGAGGAGCTCACCCGCCTGCACCGGGAGGAGCGCTGGATCGCGTCCAGCATGATCGGTCGCCCGTCCGCCGTGCCCGGACTCACGCCCGAGGAGATCCAGCGCAAGCAGTTCACGATCGCGATGCGCGGCTACACCATGAGCGAGGTCGACGCGTTCCTCAACGAGGCGGCCCGGGAGCTGACCCGCCTGCGGGCCGAGCGCGGCCACGGCTTCCGCCCCACCCCGCACCGGCTGACCGCTGACAACCTGCGGAGCTGGCGGTTCTCCCGGGCGATGCGCGGCTACGTCATCCAGGAGGTCGACCAGTTCCTCGACCGCCTCTCCGACGAGGTCACCCGCCTCCTACGCGACAGCACGCCGTAG
- a CDS encoding IS701 family transposase, with the protein MPNRLPCPPAPGPLEDYAAQFDPLFARLAQRRGFRAYLQGLLLPRDRNKTLTALAGAEPVVGARHPAVQGLQWFLTESTWDADQVNQRRIELLLGDPATAPHDQGVLVIDDTGDRKAGTKTAHVARQYLGSVGKTDNGIVAVTSLWADERVYWPVHTVPYTPACRLPKGKRDPAFRTKPQLAADLVEAAREAQIGFRAVVADCFYGDNAGFTEALGAATVAYVLAVKPRKGVWAPAEAVHTPREAAAELAWTSPEQPGDWTPVVRRFRDGHTQTWWAADVPLPAAGWGPDRRIRLVVATTDPATLPKLTTWYLVTNLPHPRRHGRARAPFAPADLAEVVRLYSLRNWVEQSYKQVKGELGWADFQVRSDRAIRRHWQLVCCAFSFCWQAWFAEHPPPLRPPDEQAADEAAVWGDRTGQHPEQARHGGGLAGDAAPGPRLVDPVGRARALVAGVVGYAPAGPARDAA; encoded by the coding sequence ATGCCCAACCGGCTGCCCTGCCCACCCGCACCCGGCCCACTCGAGGACTACGCCGCCCAGTTCGACCCCCTGTTCGCCCGGCTCGCCCAACGCCGCGGCTTCCGCGCCTACCTGCAAGGGCTGCTGCTGCCCCGCGACCGCAACAAGACCCTCACCGCGCTGGCCGGCGCCGAGCCGGTCGTCGGCGCCCGGCACCCCGCCGTGCAGGGCCTGCAGTGGTTCCTCACCGAGTCGACCTGGGATGCCGACCAGGTCAACCAGCGTCGGATCGAACTGCTACTGGGCGACCCGGCGACCGCGCCACACGACCAGGGCGTGCTGGTCATCGACGACACCGGCGACCGCAAGGCCGGCACCAAGACCGCCCACGTGGCCCGCCAGTACCTCGGCTCGGTCGGCAAGACCGACAACGGCATCGTGGCGGTCACCAGCCTGTGGGCCGACGAGCGCGTCTACTGGCCGGTCCATACCGTGCCCTACACCCCGGCCTGCCGGCTCCCCAAGGGCAAGCGCGACCCGGCGTTTCGAACCAAGCCGCAGCTGGCCGCCGACCTCGTCGAGGCCGCCCGCGAGGCCCAGATCGGGTTCCGCGCGGTCGTGGCGGACTGCTTCTACGGCGACAACGCCGGCTTCACCGAGGCGCTCGGGGCGGCCACGGTCGCCTACGTGCTGGCGGTCAAGCCCCGCAAAGGGGTGTGGGCGCCGGCTGAGGCGGTGCACACCCCCCGCGAGGCGGCCGCCGAGCTCGCCTGGACCAGCCCCGAGCAGCCCGGGGACTGGACCCCGGTCGTGCGCCGCTTCCGCGACGGCCACACCCAGACCTGGTGGGCGGCCGACGTCCCCCTGCCAGCGGCTGGCTGGGGCCCGGACCGGCGCATCCGCCTCGTCGTGGCGACCACCGACCCGGCGACGCTGCCGAAGCTGACCACCTGGTACCTGGTCACCAACCTGCCCCACCCCCGCCGTCATGGCCGGGCGCGCGCACCGTTCGCGCCGGCCGACCTGGCCGAGGTCGTGCGCCTGTACAGCCTGCGCAACTGGGTCGAACAAAGCTACAAGCAGGTCAAGGGGGAGCTCGGCTGGGCCGACTTCCAGGTCCGCAGTGACCGGGCGATCCGGCGGCACTGGCAGCTGGTCTGCTGCGCGTTCTCGTTCTGCTGGCAGGCCTGGTTCGCCGAGCATCCCCCACCACTGCGACCGCCAGACGAGCAGGCCGCCGATGAGGCGGCCGTGTGGGGGGACAGGACCGGCCAGCACCCCGAGCAGGCCCGCCACGGTGGTGGCCTGGCCGGTGACGCTGCGCCGGGTCCGCGCCTGGTTGACCCCGTGGGTCGTGCTCGGGCGCTGGTGGCGGGCGTGGTCGGGTACGCTCCCGCCGGCCCAGCTCGGGATGCTGCTTGA